A single window of Ferrimicrobium acidiphilum DSM 19497 DNA harbors:
- a CDS encoding DUF5372 family protein: MRESSVQPQELPPQLWVYRRLSTARGSGDPQRFRITHPFHPKKGQEYELVGFAHTWGEYRVFFRLPGDLRTQSVPADWTDVEEPDAFVTCSAQRSLFRPKDLLELADLLEVLEHQSVRTTTPNV; the protein is encoded by the coding sequence GTGCGAGAATCCAGCGTTCAACCACAAGAACTGCCACCTCAACTTTGGGTTTATCGTCGACTATCAACTGCTCGAGGGAGCGGCGATCCGCAACGATTCCGTATCACCCACCCGTTCCACCCCAAGAAGGGTCAAGAGTACGAGTTAGTCGGCTTTGCCCACACCTGGGGGGAGTACCGGGTGTTCTTTCGCCTGCCAGGTGACCTGCGTACGCAGTCAGTTCCCGCTGATTGGACCGATGTTGAAGAACCAGATGCCTTCGTCACCTGTTCTGCACAACGGTCATTGTTCCGACCCAAAGATCTGCTCGAACTCGCTGATCTCTTAGAGGTCCTAGAACATCAGAGTGTAAGGACAACTACGCCGAATGTGTAA
- a CDS encoding helix-turn-helix domain-containing protein: MTQEHQDPKEESLRRARVLNPRPEAVRAPEFVASEFFDARDLLQVKYEMLRRVTHEGATISEAASTFGFSRPSFYEARSAYEEGGIPGLLPKKPGPRRAHKLSEEVIERLILAKEANPSLSSADLAQLARDDFGLRVHPRSVERALARYPKDHQEPTL, encoded by the coding sequence ATGACACAAGAGCACCAAGACCCCAAAGAGGAGTCACTACGCAGAGCACGGGTGTTGAACCCAAGACCCGAGGCGGTTCGTGCGCCCGAGTTTGTTGCTTCGGAATTCTTTGACGCTCGGGATCTTCTTCAGGTGAAGTACGAGATGTTAAGGAGGGTCACGCACGAGGGAGCTACCATTAGCGAGGCAGCAAGCACCTTTGGCTTCTCGAGACCCTCGTTCTATGAGGCTCGGAGTGCCTATGAGGAGGGAGGGATCCCTGGACTCTTGCCCAAGAAACCAGGACCCAGGCGAGCCCACAAGCTCTCCGAGGAGGTCATCGAGCGACTCATCTTAGCCAAAGAGGCCAATCCATCGCTCTCATCAGCGGACCTCGCTCAACTCGCTAGGGACGACTTCGGTCTTCGCGTACACCCACGAAGTGTTGAACGAGCGCTTGCGCGCTACCCAAAAGACC